One Candidatus Campbellbacteria bacterium genomic region harbors:
- a CDS encoding DUF4147 domain-containing protein, with protein sequence MKIKNFKELAISTKRTDALSIIHAGLVAVDTRVAIQKSVECDGKTLRIADTVYTLSAYDRVRVVAVGKCSVEAVYALEELLGDVLTDGIALDVVQGVSKTGTVTFLTGTHPLPTQMNVDATKCILDFLDSSTERDLVIMSISGGGSTLASQPLNGLSVDEESRAIAALMNAGAPIQDMNTIRKHLSRARGGGLAQCAYPATVASLIFSDVPGDDISYIASGPTVCDTTTISDAQALLVSYGLEAIGPYLIETPKGTELFEKVTNTIIVSNSIALEAMKKESIVRGYTAEIVTSTLTGEARSVAHDIVERIHSAPEKTVLLFGGETTVTSEGPHGIGGRNQEVALAGLRTIADGEVLIACASDGRDNTDVAGAVCDTITMHAAQEKGLSVEECLASHSSFLFFEKSASHIVTGATGSNVSDLIIALK encoded by the coding sequence ATGAAAATAAAGAATTTTAAGGAGCTAGCTATTTCTACCAAGCGAACTGATGCGCTTTCAATTATACACGCAGGACTTGTGGCGGTTGATACTCGTGTTGCAATTCAAAAATCTGTGGAGTGTGATGGAAAAACACTGCGTATCGCAGACACAGTATATACACTTTCTGCATACGATCGTGTACGCGTTGTCGCCGTTGGCAAGTGTTCTGTTGAAGCGGTGTATGCGCTCGAAGAACTTCTTGGTGACGTACTCACTGACGGAATTGCACTTGATGTCGTCCAGGGTGTTTCAAAAACAGGCACTGTTACTTTTTTGACGGGTACACATCCACTTCCAACACAAATGAATGTGGATGCGACTAAATGCATTCTTGATTTTTTGGATTCATCCACAGAACGCGATCTTGTTATTATGAGTATTTCCGGCGGAGGTTCAACACTGGCATCGCAACCACTCAATGGTCTGTCTGTTGATGAAGAATCTCGAGCAATTGCAGCATTGATGAATGCAGGTGCGCCCATCCAAGACATGAACACCATCCGAAAACATCTTTCACGCGCGCGTGGTGGTGGGTTGGCACAATGCGCATATCCAGCAACAGTTGCCTCACTTATTTTTTCTGATGTTCCAGGAGATGACATTTCATATATCGCTTCGGGGCCAACCGTTTGTGATACAACAACGATTTCAGATGCGCAAGCACTTCTTGTATCGTATGGTCTTGAGGCGATTGGACCGTACCTTATCGAAACACCAAAAGGAACAGAGTTATTTGAAAAGGTGACAAATACCATCATTGTTTCGAACAGTATTGCGCTCGAGGCAATGAAAAAAGAATCAATTGTTCGTGGGTATACGGCGGAGATTGTGACCTCAACGCTCACCGGAGAAGCACGCAGTGTCGCACACGACATTGTTGAGCGCATACATTCTGCTCCAGAAAAGACGGTCTTGTTATTCGGCGGAGAAACAACCGTTACTTCAGAAGGTCCTCACGGAATTGGTGGACGTAATCAGGAAGTTGCTCTTGCGGGATTGCGTACGATTGCTGATGGTGAGGTGCTTATTGCATGTGCGTCTGATGGACGTGATAATACAGATGTTGCAGGTGCAGTGTGTGATACGATAACGATGCACGCCGCGCAAGAAAAAGGTCTTTCAGTTGAAGAGTGCCTTGCATCACACAGTTCCTTTCTCTTTTTTGAAAAAAGTGCCAGTCATATTGTGACAGGTGCTACTGGTTCTAATGTGTCGGATCTTATTATTGCGTTAAAATGA
- a CDS encoding DEAD/DEAH box helicase: MFQKNSSNSLRPSGRRFARPAGFKKGGNTSRSGGASSVRSSGPRPHNYAPRPHGVTSGAHSQEPRPRGDRPFASHAHGPRPQGYAAHTGDRTPSHVSYGRPPQRGGFRRGPQVRGRGRGERIDFNRFINKAVITEKVEHFVPEHRFADFKISDALKNAITAKGYEFPTPIQDKIIPHILTGVDVVGIANTGTGKTAAFLIPLIEKISTRPTEKILVMVPTRELALQIDEEFKGFARGMRLFSVCCVGGMSIGKQISDLRRQYNIVIGTPGRLKDLIARKNINPANFATVVLDEADRMLDMGFINDMKFIMGKMPPPRHTLFFSATLSADIQKLIKDFLVEPVSISVKTQETARSVDQDIVRVAPGADKLDILHDLLNKEGFSKVLIFGRTKHGVEKLSQKLIERGFKAESIHGDKNHARRQRALRSFKENHVQVLVATDVAARGLDIADITHVINYDLPQTYDDYIHRIGRTGRGSKTGKALTFIE, encoded by the coding sequence ATGTTTCAAAAAAACTCAAGCAATTCTTTGCGTCCAAGCGGTCGTCGCTTCGCGCGTCCTGCAGGATTTAAAAAAGGCGGAAATACTTCACGATCAGGTGGAGCTTCTTCGGTGCGTTCGTCAGGACCACGTCCTCATAATTACGCGCCACGTCCACATGGCGTAACGTCGGGAGCTCACTCACAAGAACCACGTCCACGTGGTGATCGTCCGTTTGCATCTCATGCACATGGTCCACGTCCACAAGGATATGCGGCACATACCGGAGATCGTACACCATCACATGTGTCGTATGGGCGACCCCCACAGCGTGGAGGGTTTCGTCGCGGTCCACAGGTAAGAGGACGCGGGCGAGGTGAACGAATTGATTTCAACCGATTCATCAACAAGGCGGTTATTACTGAAAAAGTGGAACACTTTGTTCCTGAACACCGCTTCGCTGATTTCAAAATTTCTGATGCACTAAAAAATGCTATTACTGCAAAAGGGTACGAATTTCCAACACCTATTCAAGATAAAATTATTCCGCACATTCTCACAGGAGTGGACGTTGTGGGTATCGCAAATACTGGAACAGGGAAGACTGCAGCGTTCCTCATTCCTCTTATTGAAAAAATAAGTACACGACCAACCGAAAAGATTCTTGTTATGGTACCAACGCGAGAACTTGCACTTCAAATTGATGAAGAATTCAAAGGATTTGCGCGAGGAATGCGTTTGTTTTCAGTCTGTTGTGTTGGTGGAATGAGCATTGGCAAACAAATTTCTGATTTACGACGTCAGTACAATATTGTTATTGGTACTCCGGGTCGTTTGAAGGATCTCATTGCGCGTAAAAATATTAATCCTGCGAATTTTGCGACTGTAGTACTCGACGAAGCAGATCGCATGCTTGATATGGGTTTCATCAATGACATGAAATTCATCATGGGGAAAATGCCCCCACCACGTCATACGCTCTTTTTCTCAGCAACACTCTCTGCGGACATTCAAAAACTCATCAAAGATTTTCTTGTGGAACCTGTATCTATTTCAGTAAAAACACAAGAAACAGCACGCAGTGTTGATCAAGATATTGTCCGCGTTGCTCCAGGTGCAGACAAGTTGGACATCCTTCACGACCTTCTTAATAAAGAAGGGTTCAGTAAGGTACTTATTTTTGGTCGCACAAAACACGGTGTTGAAAAGTTGTCACAAAAACTCATTGAACGCGGATTCAAGGCGGAATCAATTCATGGTGATAAAAATCACGCACGACGTCAACGAGCACTCCGCTCATTCAAAGAAAATCATGTACAAGTACTTGTTGCGACTGACGTTGCTGCACGTGGACTTGATATCGCCGACATTACACACGTGATTAACTACGATTTACCACAAACGTACGACGATTACATTCACCGCATTGGACGAACGGGCCGGGGAAGTAAAACAGGGAAGGCGCTCACCTTTATCGAATAA
- the ppsA gene encoding phosphoenolpyruvate synthase, which produces MNSPFILLLDEVTLADVSRVGGKNASLGEMLKELGSKGIMVPSGFVTTAEAYRFFMKETGMDAFVVSVLKGLDTHNIKDLAKRGETIRKAIVKAQMPKELRADIATAYANMEKKYGKGVSVAVRSSATAEDLPGASFAGEHETYLGIVGVDRVVLAVQSAMASLFTDRAISYRVDKGFDQSTIALSVGIQKMVRSDVGASGVMFTIDTETGFKNAVVINAAWGLGEMVVQGKVTPDEYVVYKEARARGKLPIINKTLGSKLSKMIYGKMGKGVKQTKVIATKERERDTWVLSETEIRTLAQWGIEIEKHYTARAGAWTPMDIEWAKDGRDGKLYIVQARPETVQALRDRAVIVEYTRHGNGPVLCEGMSVGSKIATGKARVILSPKQAHTFKKGEILVTDMTDPDWEPIMKIASAIVTDKGGRTSHAAIVSRELGIPAIVGSENATRKIKTGMDITVDTTGTKGVVFKGTLQFSTVQHNIAHLPKPKTSVMVNVASPEHAFEASFLPVSGVGLAREEFIIASVGVHPSALLEYKKLSPALRKQIDVKTRGWDDKVAFYVDRLSYGIATIAAAFYPRPVIVRFSDFKTNEYRTLLGGEAYEPQEENPMIGWRGASRYSDARFAPAFALECKAIKRVRDDMGFDNVIPMVPFCRTLKEGEQTLMIMAHEGLASEFAQLQGHRRSEKAVPVYMMCEIPSNVILAEKFLDMFDGMSIGSNDLTQLTLGLDRDAGALSYIGNENNDAVKELISKAITACKRRGKYIGICGQGPSDIPEFARFLVQEGIQSMSLNPDVVIKTIDAIYKTEQSLSRKV; this is translated from the coding sequence ATGAATTCACCATTTATTTTATTGCTCGACGAAGTTACTCTTGCGGATGTATCGCGTGTAGGTGGTAAAAACGCGTCTTTGGGAGAAATGCTCAAAGAATTGGGGAGCAAGGGAATCATGGTGCCGTCTGGTTTTGTAACGACAGCCGAAGCGTATCGATTTTTTATGAAGGAAACGGGCATGGATGCGTTTGTTGTTTCGGTTCTTAAAGGACTTGATACTCACAATATTAAAGATCTCGCGAAGCGCGGAGAAACTATTCGTAAGGCGATTGTAAAAGCACAGATGCCAAAAGAATTACGGGCGGACATTGCAACTGCGTACGCAAATATGGAAAAGAAGTATGGAAAAGGAGTGAGTGTCGCCGTGCGCTCAAGTGCAACCGCTGAAGATCTTCCTGGTGCGTCGTTTGCTGGAGAGCACGAAACATACCTTGGTATTGTGGGTGTTGACCGTGTGGTGCTAGCAGTGCAGTCGGCAATGGCGTCACTCTTTACCGATCGTGCAATTTCATACCGCGTTGATAAAGGATTTGATCAATCAACAATTGCACTTTCTGTAGGTATTCAAAAAATGGTTCGTTCTGATGTTGGCGCATCGGGCGTGATGTTCACCATTGATACGGAAACGGGTTTTAAGAATGCGGTGGTGATTAATGCTGCGTGGGGACTTGGAGAAATGGTTGTGCAAGGAAAGGTGACTCCTGATGAGTACGTGGTGTACAAGGAAGCGCGAGCAAGGGGAAAACTTCCCATCATCAACAAAACACTCGGTTCAAAACTTTCAAAGATGATATATGGAAAAATGGGGAAGGGGGTAAAGCAAACAAAAGTTATTGCGACGAAAGAACGTGAGCGAGATACGTGGGTGCTTTCTGAAACAGAAATTCGCACGTTGGCGCAGTGGGGTATTGAAATTGAGAAACACTACACAGCACGCGCTGGAGCATGGACTCCAATGGATATTGAGTGGGCAAAAGATGGACGCGATGGAAAGTTATATATTGTGCAGGCACGACCAGAAACGGTTCAAGCGCTTCGTGACAGGGCCGTTATTGTTGAGTACACACGCCACGGAAATGGTCCTGTCTTGTGTGAGGGGATGTCTGTTGGAAGTAAAATTGCAACAGGAAAAGCACGCGTTATCCTTTCACCGAAGCAAGCACACACATTTAAAAAAGGTGAAATACTTGTAACTGATATGACGGATCCTGATTGGGAGCCGATTATGAAAATTGCATCAGCAATCGTGACCGATAAAGGAGGGCGAACATCGCATGCGGCAATTGTGTCTCGTGAGTTGGGTATTCCTGCAATCGTTGGTTCAGAAAACGCGACGCGAAAAATAAAAACAGGAATGGATATTACCGTTGATACCACAGGAACAAAAGGTGTTGTCTTTAAGGGCACATTGCAGTTTTCTACAGTGCAACACAACATCGCACATCTTCCTAAACCAAAGACGAGCGTTATGGTAAACGTTGCGTCTCCAGAACACGCATTTGAGGCATCGTTTTTACCAGTATCAGGTGTTGGTCTTGCGCGCGAGGAATTTATTATTGCGTCTGTTGGAGTGCATCCATCCGCACTGTTGGAGTACAAAAAACTTTCGCCAGCGTTACGAAAACAAATTGATGTAAAAACACGGGGGTGGGATGATAAGGTTGCGTTTTATGTTGATCGACTCTCGTACGGTATTGCTACTATTGCTGCTGCGTTTTATCCACGTCCAGTGATTGTGCGATTTTCTGATTTCAAAACAAATGAGTACCGCACACTTCTTGGCGGTGAGGCGTATGAACCACAAGAAGAGAACCCAATGATTGGGTGGCGAGGCGCATCTCGGTATTCTGATGCTCGTTTTGCACCAGCGTTTGCGTTGGAGTGTAAGGCAATAAAACGTGTGCGAGACGACATGGGATTTGATAACGTCATTCCCATGGTGCCGTTTTGTCGAACACTCAAAGAAGGTGAACAGACACTGATGATCATGGCACACGAAGGACTTGCATCTGAATTTGCACAATTACAAGGACACCGACGTTCAGAAAAAGCAGTTCCTGTGTACATGATGTGTGAAATCCCATCGAATGTTATTTTGGCAGAAAAATTCTTGGATATGTTTGACGGTATGTCGATTGGGTCAAATGATTTGACGCAATTAACACTCGGACTTGATAGAGATGCAGGGGCGCTTTCGTACATTGGCAATGAAAATAACGACGCAGTAAAAGAGCTTATTTCAAAAGCTATTACCGCATGTAAGCGTCGCGGAAAATACATTGGTATTTGTGGGCAAGGTCCTTCGGATATTCCTGAATTTGCACGATTCCTTGTGCAAGAAGGAATCCAAAGTATGTCACTCAATCCCGATGTGGTTATTAAGACAATAGATGCAATTTACAAGACAGAGCAGTCGCTCTCTAGAAAAGTCTAA
- a CDS encoding cold shock domain-containing protein, with translation MSTGTIKTLTDRGFGFISREGEAKDLFFHSKELNGVTFEELKVGDVVSFEVVDGEKGPAATNVSRA, from the coding sequence ATGTCAACAGGAACAATCAAGACTCTTACAGACCGTGGATTTGGATTCATTTCTCGCGAAGGCGAAGCAAAGGATCTTTTCTTCCACTCAAAGGAGTTGAATGGTGTTACGTTTGAAGAATTGAAAGTAGGCGATGTTGTCTCTTTCGAAGTTGTAGATGGTGAAAAAGGACCAGCAGCAACAAACGTATCACGCGCGTAA
- a CDS encoding DUF5011 domain-containing protein gives MKYPFKKNTLSNRMKLFSRICIFVGALLAVVPFVSQAATALDSVPDAVKSKYAFDGPVYAVVSDGATLYVGGSFTAVTPRQIDPPSFLRNNLAAIDLSTYTLTSFAPSVGGGVDALALSADGETLYVGGSFSCVGALDEFDVCTGVTQNKIAAFDTAGSGTLLPFNPDISGGDVATLTLSSGATPTLYVGGDFSQVGATTRNTMAAFDMTDNVGTLLSFNPDISTDVNDSVLSQDESTIYVTGTFSTVNGGMPQEYLAALDAVSGENQDWGVSLDGGGNVLKISSDGNTLYVGGSFSSFMRQSGEGVPFDEDTNEALATFPIVRTNQGGGGGGDSTIYAVIPDGDGGWYIGGSFTHVGTTSQGRLAHITSGGLFDDTFTPDVNGTVYALELSPDGSTLYIGGNFDTVDGESRDYFAALDTSDGSVTVLNLFFDGIVRDLKFSSDGSELYVAGGFSEVAASSRRGVAALDMLDEGSLLPFDADLYGSGYAYALELSPDDSVLYVGGDFSAVKYGAGPGTLRNNSAAFTTADDGAVTAFNPNADGILRTLALSGGGDTLYAGGEFLTIGGEARHEFAELDMTTGSSTGLLDANIVGEVGTVQSIAVSGDGASVYIGGANFSEIGGASRAYFGEIDANTGLATNFNPSFNDEVRAIAVDSVGGTVYVGGSFTKHDPESSPYLLAINLADNSHVTSFAPILDADVYALALSSDDTVLYAAGYAVDGDGAIVPAFLKGIDTSDGDATAFAPDDMKSIYAMALRSDDSELFVPNFDQNVTNNTNVLVFDADGDVSLDVTAPVITLLGSSDIELTVGSTYTDAGATAEDNVDGDITADIEVGGDVVNPSVVGIYVITYNVQDSEGNSATEVTRTVTIVSQEEGSGGSLTGRSGAVGSGSGKDLRFLLEKLTEVLRQYLMLLLAEKQQ, from the coding sequence ATGAAATACCCTTTTAAAAAAAACACACTTTCTAACCGGATGAAACTGTTTTCACGTATCTGTATCTTTGTTGGCGCACTTCTTGCGGTGGTTCCATTCGTGTCACAGGCCGCTACAGCTTTGGATTCTGTGCCTGACGCGGTAAAGAGCAAGTACGCGTTTGATGGTCCTGTTTATGCTGTTGTTAGTGACGGAGCCACGTTGTATGTGGGGGGGTCTTTTACCGCGGTAACACCGAGACAAATTGATCCACCCTCTTTCTTGAGAAATAATCTCGCAGCAATTGATCTTTCGACGTATACCCTAACATCATTTGCACCGAGTGTGGGTGGTGGTGTTGACGCCCTCGCTCTTTCGGCGGACGGTGAAACGCTGTATGTGGGTGGTAGTTTTAGTTGTGTCGGAGCGCTGGATGAATTTGATGTGTGCACAGGTGTTACACAAAATAAAATTGCCGCCTTCGATACTGCGGGTTCCGGAACACTACTTCCATTTAACCCCGACATCTCCGGGGGAGACGTTGCCACACTCACACTTTCATCGGGGGCTACCCCAACACTCTATGTGGGAGGCGATTTTTCGCAGGTTGGAGCCACAACACGCAACACTATGGCTGCGTTTGATATGACTGACAACGTGGGCACGCTTTTATCGTTTAATCCTGATATAAGTACCGACGTCAATGATAGTGTTCTTTCCCAAGACGAATCAACAATATACGTCACGGGCACTTTCTCAACCGTTAATGGGGGCATGCCACAGGAGTATCTTGCTGCTCTCGATGCTGTTTCTGGAGAAAACCAAGACTGGGGGGTTTCTTTGGATGGTGGTGGTAATGTTCTTAAAATTTCTTCTGATGGAAATACGCTCTATGTGGGAGGAAGTTTTTCTTCTTTCATGAGACAGTCGGGCGAAGGAGTTCCGTTTGATGAAGATACAAATGAGGCTCTCGCGACGTTTCCGATAGTTCGAACCAATCAGGGTGGGGGCGGGGGCGGGGATTCCACTATATATGCTGTGATTCCCGATGGTGATGGTGGGTGGTATATCGGCGGAAGCTTTACGCATGTGGGGACGACGTCTCAGGGGCGTCTTGCGCACATCACATCAGGAGGGCTCTTCGACGATACTTTTACACCAGATGTTAATGGGACAGTCTATGCTCTCGAACTCTCTCCGGATGGATCAACACTGTATATCGGTGGAAACTTTGACACCGTTGATGGAGAAAGTCGAGATTATTTTGCTGCCCTTGATACAAGTGATGGCTCGGTAACTGTGCTCAATCTCTTTTTCGACGGTATTGTACGAGACTTGAAATTTTCTTCGGATGGGAGTGAATTGTATGTTGCCGGAGGATTTTCAGAAGTTGCCGCATCTTCGCGACGAGGTGTCGCCGCTCTTGATATGTTGGACGAAGGGTCACTTCTTCCTTTTGATGCCGATTTGTATGGGTCTGGATATGCATATGCACTCGAGCTTTCACCAGATGATTCTGTGCTCTATGTTGGTGGTGATTTTTCGGCTGTAAAATATGGAGCGGGACCCGGAACCTTGAGAAACAATAGTGCTGCCTTTACTACCGCGGATGATGGTGCGGTGACAGCATTTAATCCAAATGCCGATGGTATTCTTCGTACGCTGGCTCTCTCGGGGGGTGGTGACACGCTCTACGCCGGAGGAGAGTTTCTTACCATAGGAGGAGAAGCTCGGCATGAATTTGCAGAGCTCGACATGACGACGGGTAGTTCAACGGGTCTCCTTGATGCCAATATTGTGGGCGAAGTCGGAACAGTGCAATCCATTGCGGTGTCTGGTGATGGTGCAAGTGTGTACATCGGTGGTGCGAATTTTTCCGAAATCGGTGGTGCGTCGCGCGCGTATTTTGGAGAGATTGATGCAAACACGGGGCTTGCAACGAATTTCAACCCGTCATTCAACGATGAGGTTAGAGCTATCGCGGTTGATTCTGTTGGGGGTACCGTATACGTTGGTGGTAGTTTTACAAAACATGATCCTGAATCGTCTCCGTATCTTCTTGCAATAAACCTGGCAGATAACTCACACGTAACGTCTTTTGCCCCGATTCTTGATGCCGATGTTTACGCTCTCGCGCTTTCTTCGGACGATACAGTCCTCTATGCGGCGGGATATGCGGTTGATGGAGATGGTGCGATCGTGCCAGCTTTTCTCAAAGGTATTGATACGAGCGATGGAGATGCCACCGCCTTTGCACCGGATGACATGAAAAGCATCTACGCGATGGCACTTAGGTCGGATGACTCTGAGCTCTTTGTCCCAAATTTTGATCAAAATGTGACCAACAATACCAACGTACTTGTCTTTGATGCGGACGGAGATGTGTCACTTGACGTTACTGCACCCGTTATCACACTTCTTGGTAGTTCAGATATTGAACTTACTGTTGGTAGTACATACACGGATGCCGGTGCTACTGCTGAGGATAATGTGGATGGTGATATTACTGCGGACATTGAAGTTGGTGGAGATGTCGTTAATCCATCTGTTGTTGGTATCTATGTTATTACGTACAACGTCCAGGATAGTGAAGGTAATTCTGCGACGGAGGTGACGCGAACAGTTACTATAGTGAGTCAAGAAGAGGGTTCTGGTGGTAGCTTGACGGGAAGAAGTGGAGCGGTTGGTAGTGGATCTGGAAAAGATCTTCGGTTTCTTCTTGAAAAATTAACTGAAGTGTTACGACAATACCTCATGTTGTTGCTTGCAGAAAAACAACAATAG
- the typA gene encoding translational GTPase TypA has product MEIRNIAIIAHVDHGKTTLTDALMRQTGATKEGVSMDSNTLEQERGITIYAKNASLMFKGTKVNIVDTPGHADFGSEVERVLRSIDCVLLVVDAQEGPMPQTRFVLKKSLELGLKPIVVINKIDKPAADPARCHDEVLELFIELGATEEQLNFPVVYAIGRTGIAKKQLADDSQDLMPLLDVILEHVSPASSQEKREKPLRLQSFNLAYDNFLGRMAVARIYDGEIIPGTPVFVKKPDGTTRSGKVTAIFTFEGLARVEAKSASAGDIVIIAGLPDIDIGETITSDTNSEPLPAIAVDEPTIVLQFLVNNSPFAGRDGQYVTSRQIREYLEREIEVNVGLKIDFSENDSFKVYGRGELHIAILLENMRRAGYEVQVSQPHVIIREEDGVKTEPFEEVVIDVPAEFQGNVIERLSNRGFILKGIHQEHGGTTARLIFEGPTRGLLGYRNQFVIDTKGEGILASHVLGFKPYAGEIKRKAVGSMISMVSGKSVAFSLWGLQDRGVLYIGPGVEVYEGMVVGNTSKGEEMPVNPTKGKQLTNMRASGSDEAIVLFPALEVSIERGLEIINEDEYLEITPKNVRIRKQYLSELDRAKARR; this is encoded by the coding sequence ATGGAAATCAGAAACATTGCCATCATTGCACACGTGGACCACGGAAAAACGACCTTGACCGACGCACTCATGCGTCAGACAGGCGCTACAAAAGAAGGTGTCTCCATGGACTCAAATACGCTTGAGCAAGAGCGTGGTATTACTATTTATGCAAAAAATGCGTCGCTTATGTTCAAAGGTACAAAGGTGAACATTGTAGATACTCCTGGACACGCCGACTTTGGTTCTGAAGTTGAGCGTGTGTTGCGATCAATTGATTGTGTGCTCCTTGTTGTTGACGCACAGGAAGGACCGATGCCACAAACGCGTTTTGTACTAAAAAAATCTCTTGAGCTCGGACTTAAGCCGATTGTGGTTATCAACAAAATTGATAAACCAGCGGCAGACCCTGCTCGATGTCACGATGAAGTGTTGGAGCTGTTTATTGAACTTGGTGCAACGGAAGAGCAACTCAATTTTCCTGTTGTGTATGCGATTGGACGAACAGGTATTGCAAAAAAACAGCTTGCGGATGATTCACAAGACCTTATGCCACTTCTTGATGTGATTCTTGAACACGTGTCTCCTGCATCGTCACAAGAAAAAAGAGAGAAACCTCTTCGTCTGCAGTCATTTAACCTTGCGTACGACAATTTTCTTGGCCGTATGGCAGTTGCGCGCATCTATGATGGAGAAATTATTCCAGGAACACCTGTGTTTGTAAAAAAACCAGATGGCACAACACGTTCGGGGAAGGTCACTGCAATTTTTACATTTGAAGGTCTTGCTCGAGTTGAAGCAAAAAGTGCTAGTGCTGGTGACATTGTCATTATTGCAGGTCTTCCCGATATCGACATTGGAGAGACCATTACGTCAGATACAAATTCAGAACCACTTCCAGCAATTGCCGTGGATGAACCGACTATTGTATTGCAATTTTTGGTGAACAATTCACCGTTTGCAGGGCGTGATGGTCAGTACGTAACGTCACGACAGATACGTGAATATTTGGAACGAGAAATTGAAGTGAACGTTGGTTTGAAAATAGATTTTTCTGAAAATGATAGTTTCAAGGTGTATGGTCGTGGTGAGCTACACATTGCCATTCTTCTTGAAAACATGCGCCGTGCAGGATATGAAGTACAAGTATCTCAACCACACGTTATTATTCGTGAAGAAGATGGTGTAAAGACAGAACCGTTTGAAGAAGTGGTTATTGATGTGCCGGCTGAGTTCCAAGGAAACGTTATTGAACGATTAAGTAACCGAGGTTTTATTCTTAAAGGAATTCATCAGGAACACGGCGGTACGACGGCACGACTTATTTTTGAAGGACCAACGCGTGGACTGTTGGGTTATCGAAACCAATTTGTTATTGATACAAAGGGAGAAGGGATTCTTGCTTCGCATGTTCTTGGCTTTAAACCATACGCTGGCGAAATAAAACGAAAGGCGGTTGGTTCAATGATCTCCATGGTTTCTGGAAAATCAGTCGCGTTCTCACTCTGGGGTTTGCAAGATCGTGGCGTGCTCTACATTGGTCCGGGAGTTGAGGTGTACGAAGGCATGGTGGTAGGGAATACCTCAAAGGGTGAGGAGATGCCAGTGAATCCAACAAAAGGAAAACAGCTTACCAACATGCGTGCATCGGGTTCTGATGAAGCAATTGTACTGTTTCCAGCCCTTGAGGTGAGTATCGAGCGTGGTTTGGAAATCATAAACGAAGATGAGTATCTTGAAATTACGCCAAAGAATGTTCGTATTCGCAAACAGTATCTTTCTGAGCTTGATCGAGCAAAAGCCCGTCGATAA